AACGGGATCTAAGTGATGTTCAAGCAGAGTTAGCCAGCAGACGTTGTTGTGAATTGATTCTTTCCATGGCTGGCGGTGAGCTGATGGATAGTGTTTTAGACAGTTATCCAGAACCGGATAAACCAGTTCAAATAGACATCCGCCCCAGCAGAGTGAAAAAAGTATTAAGCATTGATATTGATCCCGGTATGATAACCAGATTTCTGGAATCCCTGGGTTTGAAATTATTAAGCAAAGGTACAGATCAGCTTCGTTTTGAAGCACCACATTACCGGAAAGATCTTACTCGCGAGATTGATCTGATCGAAGAGATCATCAGATTGTATGGTTATAATAATGTAGATACATATTTTAAACCCCAGAAAGTGATGGATTATGAGATCTTCCGCAATAAGAGAAAAATTTGTGATGCTCTGGTGGGAATGGGATTTTACGAAGTAGTAAACTGGAGTTTTGGCAGTGTGGAAGACCTGGATAAACTTCTTTTGGCAGAAGATGACAAACACAGAAATACTGTTTTTCTGAAAAATCCTTTGGGAAGCAGTTTTGCCATTATGCGCCCAATGCTTTTACCAGATATCCTGCGAAATACTTCCTATAATTTGAATCATAATCAGAAGGATTTTAAATTATTTGAATTAAACAAAGTATTCTTAAAAGGTGAAGGTAAGCTTGCGGATGAGAGATATCATTTGAGTGGTTTACTGACTGGTTTGAGAGAACCAATTTATTGGCGGGAAGAGGCAGTAAAAACAGATTTTTATGATGTAAAAGGTGTTATTGAAGAACTTCTGATAATCTCTGGGATCACTATTTGGGAAGAGAAGTATTCTGAGGAGAAATGGTATCAGCCAGGGACAGGTTTGAACTTCTATTCTAAGGACAAACTTGTTGCAAGTGTAGGTAAACTTGATCCAAAAGTTTCCTCATCATTTGATATAGAAGTTTCCTGTTATGTATTTGATCTTTATCTTGAGATTATATATAATCAGCAGAGAAATCTTGTTCCTGCTTACATGGAAATAGTGAAATATCCACCAGTATTGCGTGATATATCTTTTTTAATCGATAGAAGATACGATTATTCTGAGATAGCTGAGTGTATCCGGAAATCAAGTCCTGATCTGATCACTGAAGTAATATTATTTGATGAGTATAAGGATAAAAATATCCCCCTGGAAAAAAGAAGCTTGACATTCAGCCTGACTTTTTCATCTGTAAATAAAACTTTGAATGATAAGTTGATAAATAAGGAAATGAATAAGATCATTCAGGTTTTAGAGCAAAAATATGAAATAAGGATGAGGTAAAATAATGCAGAGCTCAGAATTATCAACAAAATTTAAAGCTGTTGTAGATAAATTCAAGCAGTTAAGAGATAAATACGAAACCCTTCAACTGGAGAAAATGCAGTTAGAGGAGAAT
The nucleotide sequence above comes from Candidatus Stygibacter australis. Encoded proteins:
- the pheT gene encoding phenylalanine--tRNA ligase subunit beta, which codes for MKISYSWLREYIDIDLSAEKLEEELTFSGIEVEAVEHLGALLSQIIVSEITERKRHPNSDHLWICQVDNGSEIIQVICGAENCEAGNKVALAPVGTDLGEFVIKKAKLRGELSFGMLCSERELGISDNHDGIMNLPAEAKTGVELTTLYNLADTVFDVEITPNRPDLLGITGIARDLSSLLHLELKMPDPELPDGITSITTALKLSNQSPDLCPRYTARVIKGVKIAESPEWMQRRLRAIGLRPINNVVDATNYVMFELGHPLHAFDYHLVEDHEIIIRRANADEKFLALNDLEYNLTSEDLVIADSHKAIALAGVIGAANSQIKDNTKDIIIEAANFKYSSVRRTSKRLNIVTDSAYRFERDLSDVQAELASRRCCELILSMAGGELMDSVLDSYPEPDKPVQIDIRPSRVKKVLSIDIDPGMITRFLESLGLKLLSKGTDQLRFEAPHYRKDLTREIDLIEEIIRLYGYNNVDTYFKPQKVMDYEIFRNKRKICDALVGMGFYEVVNWSFGSVEDLDKLLLAEDDKHRNTVFLKNPLGSSFAIMRPMLLPDILRNTSYNLNHNQKDFKLFELNKVFLKGEGKLADERYHLSGLLTGLREPIYWREEAVKTDFYDVKGVIEELLIISGITIWEEKYSEEKWYQPGTGLNFYSKDKLVASVGKLDPKVSSSFDIEVSCYVFDLYLEIIYNQQRNLVPAYMEIVKYPPVLRDISFLIDRRYDYSEIAECIRKSSPDLITEVILFDEYKDKNIPLEKRSLTFSLTFSSVNKTLNDKLINKEMNKIIQVLEQKYEIRMR